One window of the Cryptomeria japonica chromosome 7, Sugi_1.0, whole genome shotgun sequence genome contains the following:
- the LOC131856798 gene encoding uncharacterized protein LOC131856798, translated as MEMKYEEEEDKDWEEEAFVEHVSSVGTKEIEPEHPQNQGRMNRRPKDSGSTSNLIYEEMVSKLKLQIRRYPNHCWIAWLQKDHKALVNEQCLVKFKIGNYHDELLCYIMSMDVCHMLLRIPWQFDRHAVHDGYTNIYSLTKDGVQHKLKTLKEKEEKVCSNARICLVDGRKFIDGMKREHLCFSFIPKINKVEVEDIPLEVADLFDEFQDIVFDNLPNVLPSMRNIIHQMDLNTGTSLLNKETHRVTPTKSEKLNIQVQELL; from the exons ATGGAGATGAAATATGAAGAGGAAGAGGACAAGGACTGGGAAGAGGAGGCTTtcgtggaacatgtttccagtgtGGGGACGAAGGAAATAGAGCCTGAGCATCCCCAAAATCAAGGACGGATGAATAGAAGACCTAAGG ATAGTGGTAGTACCAGTAACCTTATTTATGAGGAAATGGTTAGTAAATTAAAGTTACAAATAAGAAGGTACCCAAATCATTGTTGGATTGCTTGGTTGCAAAAGGACCATAAGGCTTTGGTCAATGAACAATGTCTGGTAAAGTTCAAGATTGGAAACTATCATGATGAgttattatgttatattatgtcTATGGATGTTTGTCATATGTTGTTGAGAATACCATGGCAATTTGATCGGCATGCAGTACATGATGGGTACACAAATATCTATTCTTTGACAAAGGATGGAGTTCAACACAAGTTGAAGACATTGAAGGAAAAAGAGGAAAAGGTATGCAGTAATGCTAGAATATGTTTAGTTGATGGAAGAAAATTTATAGATGGAATGAAGCGTGAGCatctatgtttttctttcattcctAAAATTAACAAAGTAGAAGTAGAAGATATACCTCTAGAAGTTGCAGATTTGTTTGACGAGTTCCAGGATATTGTATTTGATAATTTGCCTAATGTCTTACCATCAATGAGAAACATTATTCATCAAATGGATCTAAATACTGGAACCAGTTTGTTGAATAAGGAAACCCATAGAGTGACTCCAACAAAGAGTGAAAAGTTGAACATACAAGTGCAAGAGTTGCTATAG